A single window of Rhodothermales bacterium DNA harbors:
- a CDS encoding BrxA/BrxB family bacilliredoxin: MPYPEALVQPMRAELTRLGVEELRDMTEVDEAFDALEEGTALLVVNSVCGCAAANARPAVAMAMQAPVQPDRYLTVFAGQDLEATARARDYLRGIPPSSPFMALLKDGDPVYVLERRHIEGRSASAIAMDLVNAYAKYCGTDAVPQDGPERPQTPEWGHQGIPPTFRSIR; the protein is encoded by the coding sequence ATGCCTTATCCCGAAGCACTGGTACAGCCGATGCGCGCCGAACTCACTCGCCTGGGTGTCGAGGAGTTGCGCGATATGACGGAAGTAGACGAGGCGTTTGATGCGCTGGAAGAGGGCACGGCCCTCCTGGTCGTCAACTCGGTCTGCGGATGTGCGGCCGCCAATGCACGCCCCGCCGTCGCCATGGCCATGCAGGCCCCTGTTCAGCCGGATCGTTATCTCACGGTCTTCGCCGGCCAGGACCTCGAGGCTACGGCCCGCGCCCGGGATTACCTGCGCGGCATCCCGCCTTCCTCCCCGTTTATGGCGCTGCTGAAGGACGGAGACCCGGTCTACGTCCTCGAACGCCGCCACATCGAAGGCCGCAGCGCCAGCGCCATCGCGATGGATCTCGTGAATGCCTACGCGAAATACTGCGGCACGGACGCCGTCCCCCAGGATGGCCCCGAACGCCCGCAGACGCCGGAATGGGGCCATCAAGGCATCCCGCCTACCTTCCGCTCGATTCGCTGA